A genome region from Arthrobacter sp. V1I9 includes the following:
- a CDS encoding M50 family metallopeptidase: MNLPDNPWNTFISAFSRTEVPVITFTELVLAVCIVTALSIPRRSWKYVGLLATATHELGHAVAAVTSGQRLSGIRLRFDHSGTTTTYSRSKLATVWSCFWGYPVPAVVGAAFVWCGFNGWGPAALAVSTAALAATLLFLRNPAGFLITSAAIAGNIALIFLVPAGFVGHVSVILGLVLLVGAVRDLIKLTHVHLRRRDRLASSDAYLLYRATAIPSGVWIILFTVLVAGSWLVAWQPISAILPPGA; the protein is encoded by the coding sequence ATGAACCTCCCGGATAACCCCTGGAACACGTTCATCAGTGCCTTCAGCCGCACAGAGGTTCCCGTCATTACGTTCACTGAACTGGTGCTGGCGGTCTGCATAGTGACTGCCCTCTCGATCCCCCGCCGGTCCTGGAAGTACGTTGGCCTGCTTGCAACTGCCACCCACGAGTTGGGACACGCCGTCGCGGCCGTCACGAGCGGCCAGCGGCTGTCCGGAATACGGCTTCGGTTCGACCACTCAGGCACCACCACCACGTACAGCCGCAGTAAACTTGCCACCGTGTGGTCCTGCTTCTGGGGCTATCCGGTGCCTGCCGTCGTCGGCGCTGCGTTTGTGTGGTGCGGGTTCAACGGCTGGGGGCCGGCTGCCCTTGCCGTCAGCACGGCGGCCCTTGCAGCCACACTGCTGTTCCTGCGCAACCCCGCAGGTTTCCTGATCACCTCCGCCGCGATCGCCGGCAACATAGCCCTCATTTTCCTGGTGCCGGCCGGATTTGTGGGCCACGTGTCCGTTATCCTGGGCCTGGTGCTGCTGGTGGGCGCTGTCCGGGACCTCATCAAGCTCACCCACGTGCACCTGCGGCGGAGGGACCGGCTTGCCAGCTCGGACGCCTACCTGCTGTACCGTGCGACGGCTATTCCTTCGGGCGTCTGGATTATCCTGTTCACGGTCCTCGTTGCGGGGTCCTGGCTGGTCGCCTGGCAGCCCATCTCTGCGATCCTGCCTCCGGGCGCTTAG
- a CDS encoding 3-oxoacyl-ACP reductase, translated as MTDKYAQFVNQGLGRNVAKKLGLPQPAVLRRYEPGGPLITGPILVQGDTAGADSLAAALLSWDLDVRRHAVPREKLGAIILVLDEVERPEDLGKPILSAAASLRDLAPGGRAITVSRPASGATSPAAAAARQGVDGFLRSLAKELRAGATGNGILLAPDVQAASPGALEAVRFFLSGRSAFVDGQFITVSTAGEPPQDLDKPLKGRIAVVTGAARGIGAAIARTLHRDGATLVLVDIPASGEQLAAVANEVRGTALQLDISRQDAGQRILEHCVQRHGRLDIMVHNAGITRDKLLANMDEDRWNSVIEINIAAQLRINEALLASEHFRASPRIVCVASTSGIAGNRGQTNYAASKGGVMGMVRATAPLLAPHGGSINAVAPGFIETEMTAKVPLVLREMGRRLNSLQQGGEPTDVAETIAFLASDAAGGINGEVLRVCGQYVMGA; from the coding sequence ATGACAGATAAATACGCACAGTTCGTGAACCAGGGCCTGGGCAGGAATGTGGCCAAGAAGCTCGGCCTGCCACAGCCAGCGGTCCTGCGCCGGTACGAGCCCGGTGGCCCGTTGATCACCGGGCCCATCCTGGTCCAGGGAGATACTGCCGGTGCCGACAGCCTGGCTGCCGCACTGCTGTCCTGGGATCTGGACGTCCGGCGGCACGCCGTTCCGCGGGAAAAGCTTGGCGCCATCATCCTGGTGCTGGATGAGGTGGAACGGCCGGAAGACCTGGGGAAGCCAATTCTTTCCGCGGCAGCCTCCCTCCGGGACCTGGCTCCGGGCGGCCGCGCCATTACCGTGTCCCGGCCGGCGTCAGGCGCAACCTCTCCGGCGGCAGCAGCCGCGCGCCAGGGAGTGGACGGGTTCCTGCGCTCGCTGGCGAAGGAACTGCGGGCAGGAGCCACCGGAAACGGCATCCTCCTGGCACCGGACGTGCAGGCGGCGAGTCCGGGGGCACTGGAGGCAGTCCGGTTCTTCCTATCCGGCCGCTCCGCCTTTGTGGACGGTCAGTTCATCACAGTCTCCACGGCGGGGGAGCCTCCCCAGGACCTGGACAAGCCCCTGAAGGGGAGGATCGCCGTCGTCACAGGAGCAGCCCGCGGCATCGGCGCGGCAATCGCCAGGACCCTGCACCGGGACGGGGCCACCCTGGTGCTGGTGGATATCCCCGCGTCAGGTGAGCAGCTGGCAGCGGTGGCCAACGAGGTCCGCGGGACGGCGCTCCAGCTGGACATCAGCAGGCAGGACGCCGGACAGCGGATCCTTGAGCACTGCGTCCAGCGGCACGGGCGGCTGGACATTATGGTCCACAATGCCGGCATCACCCGGGACAAGCTCCTGGCCAACATGGATGAGGACCGCTGGAACTCGGTGATTGAGATCAACATCGCCGCCCAGCTCCGGATCAACGAGGCGCTTTTGGCGTCCGAACACTTCCGCGCTTCTCCACGGATCGTCTGCGTCGCCTCCACCAGCGGCATCGCAGGAAACCGGGGCCAGACAAACTATGCGGCGTCCAAGGGCGGGGTCATGGGCATGGTCCGTGCCACCGCGCCGCTGCTGGCTCCCCACGGGGGAAGCATCAACGCCGTGGCGCCTGGCTTCATTGAAACCGAGATGACAGCCAAGGTACCCCTGGTCCTCCGGGAGATGGGGCGGCGCCTGAACTCGCTGCAGCAGGGCGGGGAGCCAACCGACGTTGCCGAAACCATCGCCTTCCTCGCGAGCGACGCCGCCGGCGGTATCAACGGCGAGGTACTCCGGGTCTGCGGACAGTATGTGATGGGGGCATGA
- a CDS encoding DUF4193 domain-containing protein has product MATDYDELRSDVKESQDNSLEQLQSANAPDARSVVLELDEADGLDGAGVPGGEFVAEELVVQVIPQAEDEFTCYSCFLVRHRSQIARQKDGHTYCTECEG; this is encoded by the coding sequence TTGGCAACCGATTACGATGAACTGCGTTCCGACGTCAAGGAATCGCAGGACAACTCTCTCGAGCAGCTCCAGTCGGCTAACGCTCCTGACGCGCGCAGCGTTGTCCTGGAGCTGGACGAAGCTGACGGCCTCGACGGCGCGGGCGTACCCGGCGGCGAGTTTGTCGCTGAGGAGCTCGTGGTGCAGGTCATCCCGCAGGCAGAGGACGAATTCACCTGCTACTCCTGCTTCCTGGTCCGCCACCGCTCGCAGATTGCGCGCCAGAAGGACGGCCACACCTACTGCACAGAGTGCGAAGGCTAA
- a CDS encoding MaoC/PaaZ C-terminal domain-containing protein gives MMPAQPVILGEMPSLSKLYLNAAAQAARRRLLGTHDGSVLPAVSHEVRGVTVDVGNLTAYQHLIGETASDVLPAGFIHALAFPLAMSVLNRDDFPLPLLGMIHLRNSVEQRSPVLFTDALDITAHVENLRGHRAGTQVDVVAEARLAGTADISWLGTSTYLAKGVFLPGIDKTSAAAVRTGFTAPDPTGLWQLGVDTGRAYAAVSGDFNPIHLSVLSAKALGMRRSIAHGMYLAARALADVGAVRGDSFIWDVDFEAPVFLPCRVALDISTVQGTAGTWERSDFAAWNPRSGRRHFSGSVRSFQAPFLTTAVPRHLAGQHAGSGEG, from the coding sequence ATGATGCCCGCACAACCGGTGATCCTGGGGGAGATGCCGTCGCTTTCGAAGCTCTACCTGAATGCGGCAGCCCAGGCCGCCCGGCGCCGGCTGCTTGGGACGCATGACGGCTCCGTTCTCCCGGCCGTGAGCCACGAGGTCCGCGGGGTCACGGTGGACGTCGGGAACCTCACTGCCTACCAGCACCTCATCGGCGAAACTGCCAGCGACGTCCTGCCGGCCGGTTTTATCCATGCCCTGGCGTTCCCGCTTGCGATGAGCGTGCTGAACCGGGACGACTTTCCGCTCCCGCTGCTGGGCATGATCCATCTGCGGAACAGCGTGGAGCAGAGGTCGCCGGTGCTCTTCACCGACGCCCTGGACATCACGGCGCACGTGGAAAACCTGCGTGGCCACCGCGCAGGGACACAAGTGGACGTGGTGGCCGAGGCGCGCTTGGCAGGGACGGCAGACATTTCCTGGCTCGGTACGTCAACGTACCTCGCCAAGGGCGTTTTCCTGCCGGGTATCGACAAGACCTCAGCCGCCGCGGTCCGGACCGGCTTCACGGCACCTGACCCTACCGGACTCTGGCAGCTGGGCGTTGATACCGGCAGGGCCTACGCAGCGGTGTCCGGTGACTTCAATCCCATCCACCTCAGCGTGCTGTCAGCCAAAGCGCTGGGGATGCGGCGCTCCATAGCCCACGGCATGTACCTTGCCGCCAGGGCGCTCGCCGACGTTGGCGCCGTCCGCGGGGATTCGTTTATATGGGACGTGGACTTCGAGGCGCCGGTCTTCCTTCCCTGCCGGGTTGCGCTGGACATCAGTACGGTTCAGGGCACGGCGGGAACATGGGAGCGTTCGGACTTCGCCGCGTGGAATCCTCGCTCCGGCCGCCGGCATTTCAGCGGCTCCGTGAGGTCCTTCCAGGCCCCCTTTCTTACGACGGCGGTCCCTCGGCACCTGGCCGGACAGCACGCAGGATCCGGTGAAGGCTGA
- a CDS encoding aromatic acid exporter family protein, with amino-acid sequence MGNSQARPAVRWARGTQYLKQAVEGLSTAFAAQRLQLAAKAALAAGLAFLIAPVMPGAAANYPYYAPLGALVAMYHNVAGSVRNGVQALVGLTVGIGLAVILVNIADPSPLTVALFMGIGVLLGGIRGIGSGSDWIPTAALLVLLVGGNNADDFSFGYLVQMGVGVGVGIAVNFLVFPPLHLKAAAASLDSLRLALGQQLTDMGAALKEEWPPEHEEWSRRSEELASATGSVRHLVKEADASRRANPRRRLHPRDIDVDYRNLRQLERVTFHIQDMTDVLSDVIWESDVPYTVPLQDNEPLADAITATGNLLRSVSDADTEEQEELLRAATAAVETAMAATAARELDEGAVPASESIILSLHRILRAVRPGAEGPPS; translated from the coding sequence ATGGGCAATTCTCAAGCACGTCCGGCAGTCCGGTGGGCCAGGGGGACCCAGTACCTGAAGCAGGCAGTGGAAGGACTGTCCACGGCGTTCGCTGCACAACGCCTGCAATTGGCGGCCAAGGCTGCTCTGGCGGCCGGCCTGGCCTTCCTCATCGCCCCGGTGATGCCCGGGGCCGCAGCCAACTACCCCTACTACGCCCCGCTGGGAGCGCTGGTGGCCATGTACCACAACGTGGCCGGCTCGGTGCGGAATGGGGTTCAAGCCCTGGTTGGGCTCACCGTGGGAATTGGCCTCGCTGTCATCCTGGTGAACATCGCCGATCCCTCGCCCCTGACGGTGGCTTTGTTCATGGGTATCGGCGTGCTTCTGGGCGGGATAAGGGGCATCGGCTCCGGCAGTGACTGGATTCCGACGGCGGCGCTGCTGGTCCTCCTGGTGGGAGGCAACAACGCCGACGACTTTTCCTTTGGCTATCTGGTGCAGATGGGCGTCGGCGTTGGCGTGGGCATCGCGGTTAACTTCCTGGTTTTTCCCCCGCTGCACCTAAAGGCGGCGGCAGCGAGCCTGGACAGCCTCCGTCTTGCCCTCGGCCAACAACTGACGGACATGGGTGCAGCATTAAAGGAAGAGTGGCCGCCCGAGCATGAGGAGTGGTCCCGCCGCTCGGAGGAACTGGCATCAGCCACCGGCTCCGTACGGCACCTCGTCAAAGAAGCTGACGCCAGCCGGCGCGCCAACCCCCGGCGAAGGCTCCATCCCCGGGACATCGACGTGGACTACCGCAACCTTCGTCAACTGGAGCGGGTGACGTTCCATATCCAGGACATGACAGACGTGCTCTCCGACGTGATCTGGGAAAGCGATGTGCCGTACACCGTTCCCCTGCAGGACAATGAACCGCTTGCCGATGCCATTACGGCCACCGGAAATTTGCTTCGTTCCGTCAGCGATGCGGACACAGAGGAGCAGGAGGAACTTCTCAGGGCTGCCACCGCGGCGGTGGAAACCGCAATGGCTGCCACCGCCGCCCGTGAACTGGATGAGGGCGCCGTTCCCGCGTCCGAATCCATCATCCTCAGCCTTCACCGGATCCTGCGTGCTGTCCGGCCAGGTGCCGAGGGACCGCCGTCGTAA
- a CDS encoding serine hydrolase domain-containing protein, translating to MQTSQCYVAPGYENVLELFESFLVEDPDYSAQLAAYHHGKQVVGLTGGPDMDERTITGAYSCSKGVAAMVVALLVQDGLIDLDATVAHYWPEFAVHGKDRLLVREALSHQAGLPGVEGGFALDEFTTPGAAARLASARPAWQPGRQFGYHALTIGILMEELCRRTAGESLQDMYHRRIRTALDIDFFLGLPEELEPRYRDVLYTTDPQQPWLDPLSLDGLNSNAAVSTIMELPNIRAVRGAGMSAAGGVGSAEGLARLYAAATTGIDGAKAFLSPATVELMSQEQVWGLDRSSGLDNAFAVVFMKPHPSRNFGSHRAFGHEGANAALGFADPAYGLGFGYIPRRAEEGRTPGKAHQLAAAVRRSAAALS from the coding sequence ATGCAGACATCTCAATGTTATGTAGCGCCCGGCTACGAAAACGTACTGGAGCTCTTCGAATCGTTCCTGGTTGAGGACCCGGACTACAGTGCGCAGCTCGCCGCCTACCATCACGGGAAGCAGGTGGTGGGACTCACCGGTGGACCGGACATGGATGAGCGGACGATAACCGGCGCCTACTCCTGCTCCAAGGGAGTGGCAGCCATGGTGGTGGCACTCCTGGTCCAGGACGGACTGATTGACCTCGACGCCACAGTTGCCCACTACTGGCCGGAATTCGCGGTCCACGGCAAGGACCGGCTGCTGGTGCGTGAGGCTTTGTCCCATCAGGCGGGGCTTCCCGGAGTGGAGGGCGGCTTTGCACTGGACGAGTTCACCACTCCCGGTGCTGCCGCCCGCCTGGCCTCGGCCCGGCCCGCTTGGCAGCCCGGGCGGCAGTTTGGCTACCACGCCCTGACCATCGGGATCCTCATGGAGGAGCTGTGCCGCCGCACGGCAGGAGAATCGCTGCAGGATATGTACCACCGGCGGATCCGGACTGCATTGGACATCGACTTCTTCCTCGGCCTGCCGGAGGAGCTGGAGCCCCGCTACCGGGATGTCCTGTATACCACTGACCCGCAACAGCCGTGGCTCGATCCGCTCAGCCTGGACGGCCTGAACAGCAACGCGGCAGTCAGCACCATTATGGAGCTCCCGAACATCCGGGCTGTGCGCGGCGCAGGCATGTCGGCGGCGGGCGGCGTGGGTTCCGCCGAGGGTTTGGCCAGGCTTTACGCAGCAGCCACCACCGGGATCGACGGCGCGAAGGCATTTCTGAGTCCTGCAACGGTGGAGCTGATGTCCCAGGAACAGGTCTGGGGACTGGACCGATCCTCCGGCCTGGACAACGCTTTTGCCGTGGTGTTCATGAAGCCGCACCCCTCCAGGAACTTTGGCAGTCATCGTGCTTTCGGACACGAGGGCGCCAACGCCGCCCTTGGCTTCGCGGACCCCGCCTACGGCCTGGGATTTGGCTACATTCCCCGGCGTGCGGAGGAGGGACGAACACCCGGGAAAGCCCACCAGCTGGCCGCCGCCGTGCGCCGTTCAGCAGCGGCCTTGTCCTGA
- a CDS encoding glutathione S-transferase family protein: MSQETESTHQTESASTTEHSTRGAYVTGGAEFNRDTNYIEDRITSDGRPGLNGEPGWPAEAGRYRLIAARACPWANRTVIVRRLLGLEDAISLGQPGPTHDARSWTFDLDPDGVDPVLRIERLQEAYFRRFPGYPRGITVPAVVEVATGAVVTNNFPQITLDFSTEWAKFHRPGAPQLYPEHLREEIDAVNKRVFTEVNNGVYRCGFAGSQEAYDSAYARLWAAMDWLEERLSRQRYLVGDTITEADVRLFTTLARFDAVYHGHFKCNRQKLSEMPALWGYARDLFQTPGFGDTTDFVQIKQHYYIVHEDINPTGIVPAGPALGGWLEAHGRESLGGRPFGDGTPPGPVKPGEEVAPGHGAQH; encoded by the coding sequence ATGAGCCAGGAAACGGAAAGCACCCACCAGACGGAAAGCGCCAGCACGACTGAGCACAGCACCCGCGGCGCCTATGTAACGGGCGGAGCGGAGTTCAACCGCGACACCAATTACATTGAGGACCGGATTACCTCAGACGGGAGACCGGGCCTCAACGGGGAGCCAGGTTGGCCCGCAGAGGCGGGACGCTACCGCCTCATCGCTGCCAGGGCGTGCCCCTGGGCCAACCGGACGGTGATTGTCCGCCGTCTCCTGGGACTCGAGGACGCCATCTCCCTCGGCCAGCCCGGCCCGACCCATGACGCGCGGTCCTGGACTTTTGACCTGGACCCCGACGGCGTTGATCCGGTCCTGCGGATCGAGCGCCTCCAGGAGGCCTACTTCAGGCGCTTCCCCGGTTATCCGCGGGGCATTACCGTACCGGCGGTCGTCGAGGTAGCCACCGGCGCCGTAGTCACCAACAACTTTCCGCAGATCACCCTCGACTTCTCCACGGAATGGGCAAAGTTCCACCGCCCCGGCGCGCCCCAGCTATATCCCGAGCACCTTCGGGAGGAGATCGACGCCGTCAACAAGCGGGTATTCACGGAAGTCAACAACGGGGTCTACCGCTGCGGCTTCGCTGGCTCGCAGGAAGCCTACGATTCCGCCTACGCCAGGCTCTGGGCCGCCATGGACTGGCTGGAAGAGCGGCTCTCCCGGCAGCGGTACCTGGTGGGCGACACCATCACGGAAGCCGACGTACGGCTGTTCACCACCCTGGCGCGGTTTGACGCCGTCTACCACGGCCACTTCAAATGCAACCGCCAGAAACTGAGCGAGATGCCGGCCCTCTGGGGCTACGCACGCGACCTCTTCCAGACCCCCGGCTTCGGCGACACCACCGATTTTGTGCAGATCAAGCAGCACTACTACATCGTGCACGAGGACATCAATCCCACCGGCATCGTCCCCGCTGGCCCTGCGCTCGGGGGTTGGCTCGAGGCCCACGGGCGTGAGTCCTTGGGTGGCCGGCCCTTCGGGGACGGGACCCCGCCGGGGCCTGTGAAGCCGGGAGAAGAAGTTGCCCCCGGACACGGAGCGCAGCACTGA